A stretch of the Aspergillus puulaauensis MK2 DNA, chromosome 6, nearly complete sequence genome encodes the following:
- a CDS encoding uncharacterized protein (COG:T;~EggNog:ENOG410PWBG;~InterPro:IPR000719,IPR011009,IPR017441;~PFAM:PF00069;~go_function: GO:0004672 - protein kinase activity [Evidence IEA];~go_function: GO:0005524 - ATP binding [Evidence IEA];~go_process: GO:0006468 - protein phosphorylation [Evidence IEA]) encodes MAGCLRIFTNSIPLSILPVLRPSSTPILPSLCRPGFLARKTSTANNHHIEYNWIRGVEKLEKYRPGGYHPINIGDVLNGRYHIADKLGFGGYSTVWLALDTRLKQYVAVKVNIADSLPRETTALKALSAPVISSSCAHPGPDSVPVFLDEFEVQGPNGRHMCYTVTPAQCSLREISFSRLFSIDVARALSYGIAQAVAYTHSRGYVHGDIHLSNVLLKLPSSFDGPSIKQFYEKYGEPETVPVTRCDGEPLPPNAPAKAAVPIFLGKYAEEVALSDVHPLLSDFGEAFSPASEHRLGQDCHTPLAFRAPEAKFEPRAPIAYPSDIWSLVTAIWEIMGMKAIFSTEFVPEDEIVAQHIDVLGPMPSEWWQRWKGRRQFFDEDGRPTESYRDNRWPPLQGSFEDGVQKWRRKMGEELGESEKAAFLDLMRRMLAFRPEERPTAEEVLRSEWMVKWALPDYKRR; translated from the exons ATGGCGGGCTGTTTGCGAATATTTACAAACTCGATTCCATTAAGCATATTACCGGTCTTGCGCCCATCTTCAACTCCAATCTTGCCATCTCTTTGCCGCCCTGGATTTCTCGCGCGAAAGACCTCAACAGCCAACAACCATCACATTGAGTATAACTGGATCAGGGGTGTAGAGAAACTTGAAAAATATCGACCCGGAGGTTACCATCCTATTAACATCGGAGACGTGTTAAATGGCAGATACCACATTGCGGACAAACTTGGTTTTGGGGGCTATTCGACGGTGTGGCTTGCTCTAGATACGCGTCTGAAGCAATATGTTGCAGTCAAGGTTAATATAGCAGACTCGCTTCCGCGTGAGACGACGGCTCTCAAGGCTCTATCTGCACCTGTTATATCGTCCTCGTGCGCACACCCCGGACCTGATTCGGTGCCTGTTTTCCTAGATGAATTTGAAGTGCAAGGCCCGAATGGAAGACATATGTGCTACACAGTGACCCCGGCACAATGCAGTCTCCGCGAAATTTCCTTTAGCCGTCTTTTCTCCATTGATGTTGCTAGAGCACTGTCATATGGAATTGCACAAGCCGTTGCTTATACGCATTCTCGAGGCTATGTTCACGGAG ATATACATCTAAGCAACGTCTTGCTCAAGCTGCCATCAAGTTTCGATGGCCCTTCCATTAAGCAATTTTATGAAAAGTACGGCGAGCCCGAGACCGTCCCTGTCACACGGTGTGACGGGGAACCATTACCTCCCAATGCACCAGCCAAGGCAGCAGTGCCGATATTTCTAGGGAAGTACGCAGAGGAAGTCGCGTTATCAGACGTGCACCCTCTTCTTAGTGACTTTGGCGAGGCGTTTTCACCTGCTTCAGAGCATCGTCTCGGGCAGGACTGCCATACGCCGCTCGCGTTTCGAGCCCCAGAAGCCAAATTCGAACCGCGGGCCCCAATTGCATATCCCTCGGATATATGGAGCCTGGTCACAGCAATATGGGAGATCATGGGGATGAAGGCCATTTTTAGCACTGAATTCGTACCGGAGGATGAGATCGTGGCGCAACATATCGATGTACTTGGACCGATGCCTTCGGAGTGGTGGCAGCGCTGGAAGGGACGACGGCAATTttttgacgaggatggaCGTCCAACAGAATCTTACAGGGACAACAGATGGCCTCCGCTTCAGGGGTCATTTGAGGACGGCGTGCAGAAATGGAGACGGAAAATGGGAGAGGAGCTGGGGGAAAGCGAGAAAGCTGCATTTCTGGATTTGATGCGCCGAATGCTGGCATTCCGGCCGGAGGAGCGACCAACGGCTGAAGAGGTGCTACGGTCGGAGTGGATGGTCAAATGGGCATTGCCTGATTATAAACGGAGGTGA
- a CDS encoding uncharacterized protein (COG:F;~EggNog:ENOG410PPX6;~InterPro:IPR023186,IPR036452,IPR001910;~PFAM:PF01156;~SECRETED:SignalP(1-19)) — protein sequence MWSYTYLLALIILATAISAVDENNAQSEKRYAILDNDWLAVSFLPFLMTMKGGMEVLGLVSNTANSWQKQCGLHALANLEIGNLSCIPVYQGATWPLINTPARFQAWEAVHGKLPFQGAFGPQNKSAEQQGKNPASGDPNRVVEEAFVEGLPRTQFDNSTNAPSFMVQMVRKYPHQVSIYAAGALTNVALAVRMDPEFAMLAKELVIMGGYVDFTMLQAAGDIVQADINSDINFMIDPEAAKIAINADFPDITIAGNVANQVQCTQEYLDEVYQVKNPYTALFHDHYGTKFPFWDETAAALMIDHSIALNTSELYADVDISYGSPSYGNTRLYREELKPPGAREVIHVNQIDGDKLKDMMTSAMWEPPTC from the exons ATGTGGTCATATACATACCTTCTGGCTTTAATAATTCTAGCCACAGCAATCAGCGCTGTGGACGAGAACAATGCTCAATCCGAGAAGCGATacgccatcctcgacaaTGACTGGCTTGCAGTTAGCTTTCTGCCCTTCCTCATGACCATGAAGGGCGGCATGGAGGTACTGGGTCTAGTCTCAA ACACTGCAAACTCATGGCAGAAACAATGTGGCCTGCACGCCCTCGCAAACCTTGAAATCGGAAACCTCAGCTGCATCCCCGTGTATCAAGGCGCAACATGGCCTCTCATAAACACCCCGGCGCGATTCCAGGCATGGGAGGCCGTGCATGGCAAGCTCCCATTCCAGGGCGCATTTGGCCCGCAGAACAAAAGTGCTGAACAGCAAGGGAAGAACCCAGCTTCGGGCGATCCGAACAGGGTCGTGGAAGAAGCGTTCGTTGAAGGACTTCCGAGAACGCAATTCGATAACTCGACGAATGCGCCCAGCTTTATGGTCCAGATGGTGCGTAAGTATCCGCATCAGGTTTCTATCTATGCGGCTGGTGCGTTGACGAATGTTGCGCTGGCTGTACGCATGGATCCGGAATTCGCTATGCTGGCGAAGGAGTTGGTGATTATGGGTGGATATGTGGATTTTACCATGCTacaagcagctggagacatAGTCCAGGCAGATATTAACTCTGAT ATCAACTTCATGATAGACCCCGAGGCAGCAAAGATTGCCATCAATGCTGATTTCCCTGATATAACCATTGCTGGAAATGTTGCAAATCAAGTGCAGTGCACTCAGGAATATCTGGACGAGGTCTACCAGGTCAAGAATCCATATACCGCACTCTTCCATGATCATTATGGCACCAAATTTCCATTCTGGGACGAGACGGCCGCAGCTTTGATGATCGACCATTCAATTGCTCTTAACACCTCAGAGC TTTACGCCGACGTTGATATCTCGTATGGGAGTCCAAGCTATGGAAACACCCGCCTGTATCGAGAGGAGCTTAAACCTCCTGGGGCCCGCGAAGTAATACACGTGAACCAGATTGATGGCGACAAGCTAAAGGATATGATGACGAGTGCTATGTGGGAGCCTCCTACCTGCTAA
- a CDS encoding uncharacterized protein (COG:C;~EggNog:ENOG410PUYJ;~InterPro:IPR012951;~PFAM:PF08031;~go_function: GO:0016491 - oxidoreductase activity [Evidence IEA];~go_function: GO:0050660 - flavin adenine dinucleotide binding [Evidence IEA];~go_process: GO:0055114 - oxidation-reduction process [Evidence IEA]), translating into MNSTVNKLASQIQTAAHGRVTVTPQTPSSGSYWDSTKPNPLASQSSGASGMMTSRLLGRAELVDLPRADLRSYLQQILVSSDRDSGSMTLFGLQGGPGPARTPAERRGSVHPAWRTAYVHAMTYGAPLDATADASKALAAASEWYESHIEPVWRNWALGGGSYANEGNVFSSTWKEDFYGENYDRLLGIKHKYDPSMSLFVYGGVGSDEWEYDLHSGLLCEK; encoded by the coding sequence ATGAACTCAACAGTGAATAAACTCGCATCCCAGATTCAAACGGCCGCTCACGGCAGGGTCACCGTAACCCCTCAAACACCGTCATCTGGAAGCTATTGGGACTCCACAAAGCCCAATCCCCTAGCGAGCCAGTCCAGCGGCGCCAGCGGCATGATGACCAGTCGCCTCCTAGGCCGGGCTGAACTAGTGGATCTACCACGGGCTGACCTACGGTCTTACCTGCAGCAGATTCTCGTCTCATCCGACAGGGATTCCGGCTCAATGACACTATTCGGGTTACAAGGCGGGCCTGGACCTGCTCGCACACCTGCCGAAAGGCGCGGGAGCGTTCATCCAGCATGGAGAACAGCATACGTCCACGCCATGACATATGGGGCTCCTCTTGATGCCACTGCCGACGCATCTAAGGCGttggctgctgcttccgAGTGGTATGAATCGCACATCGAGCCGGTGTGGAGGAATTGGGCGCTGGGTGGTGGATCGTACGCGAATGAAGGCAATGTCTTTAGTAGTACATGGAAGGAGGACTTTTACGGGGAGAACTATGATCGCCTGCTGGGGATTAAACACAAGTATGACCCTAGCATGAGTTTGTTTGTTTACGGTGGTGTTGGGAGTGATGAGTGGGAGTACGATTTGCACAGTGGTCTGCTTTGTGAGAAATAG
- a CDS encoding FAD-binding oxidoreductase (COG:C;~EggNog:ENOG410PUYJ;~InterPro:IPR016166,IPR006094,IPR036318;~PFAM:PF01565;~SECRETED:SignalP(1-19);~go_function: GO:0016491 - oxidoreductase activity [Evidence IEA];~go_function: GO:0050660 - flavin adenine dinucleotide binding [Evidence IEA];~go_function: GO:0071949 - FAD binding [Evidence IEA];~go_process: GO:0055114 - oxidation-reduction process [Evidence IEA]) yields the protein MWRHLLTSLAFLAATSVGAVSNCKSSPQDSTWPAPEEWKSLNDSINGSLIKTAPAASSCYPGNPFGSTQNCTDVTDHWSYAAYHAAWPESVDYSMFTNHSCLPPSTDGYVKARGCSIGALPQYIVNATTEDQIATAMKWASSRNIRIVVKGTGHDMNGRSTGAYSLSIWTHNLNHFKHNPHWRIPGTNSTADVAVLGSGNNWGSAYTAVHNIHRTLVGGEDATVGLGGLIQNGGHGLLSSTYGLASDNVYQATVITTDGRRLIANDVQNQDLFWAIRGAGGGQFGVVTEFVLRTHPVPNNVVTAGLSFYASERSNASDATWDTLAEAASRIPDLMDTGLKGTFIALTG from the exons ATGTGGCGTCATCTACTCACGTCTCTTGCATTCCTGGCAGCCACGTCTGTAGGAGCAGTGTCCAACTGCAAATCAAGCCCCCAAGACTCAACCTGGCCAGCCCCTGAAGAGTGGAAGTCCCTCAATGATTCCATTAACGGGTCCCTGATAAAGACAGCCCCAGCTGCCTCCTCGTGCTACCCTGGAAACCCATTTGGCTCGACTCAGAACTGCACAGATGTCACCGACCACTGGTCTTATGCTGCATACCACGCCGCGTGGCCAGAAAGTGTCGATTACTCTATGTTCACGAACCACTCCTGTCTACCTCCATCTACAGACGGGTACGTCAAGGCCAGAGGCTGCAGTATCGGCGCCTTGCCGCAGTATATCGTGAACGCCACAACAGAGGACCAAATCGCCACTGCCATGAAATGGGCATCGTCGAGGAATATCCGCATCGTGGTCAAAGGAACCGGACATGATATGAACGGGCG TTCAACCGGCGCATACTCACTATCAATCTGGACTCATAATCTGAACCACTTCAAACACAACCCACACTGGCGCATTCCTGGTACCAACAGCACCGCAGACGTCGCAGTCCTCGGCAGCGGCAACAACTGGGGTTCTGCATACACCGCAGTACATAATATCCACCGAACACTCGTCGGCGGAGAAGACGCAACCGTTGGCCTTGGGGGTCTTATCCAAAACGGCGGTCATGGCCTTCTATCCAGCACATACGGTCTTGCATCGGACAACGTATACCAGGCCACCGTTATTACCACGGACGGACGTCGGCTCATCGCAAACGACGTACAGAATCAGGATCTTTTCTGGGCCATCCGCGGTGCAGGCGGTGGTCAGTTCGGTGTTGTCACTGAGTTCGTTCTACGGACGCATCCAGTTCCGAATAATGTGGTCACCGCTGGACTGAGCTTCTACGCTTCTGAGAGATCCAACGCCAGCGACGCTACCTGGGATACGCTCGCCGAGGCTGCAAGTCGGATTCCTGATCTTATGGACACGGGGCTCAAGGGCACCTTCATAGCCTTGACTGGGTAG